In one window of Acidobacteriota bacterium DNA:
- a CDS encoding mercuric reductase, translating to MKTLLETLLAPDDAYNRELLENAHPPAWVNPKPHDVYNLVVLGAGTAGLVATAGAAALGARVALIEELLMGGDCLNFGCVPSKALIRAARAAHAPSEAQEYGGPTAEVNVFDFSRVMERMRRLRSEISAHDSVKRFGSLGAQVFLGAACFNSPNTVEVGGHSLRFKKAIIATGGRPAGLNIPGLADAGFLTNETVFSLTELPTRLLVIGAGPIGCELAQAFQRLGSQVTLFDLAARILPEEDADASSHLTKRFEREGIKLVLGANLRWVECRNGDKVLHFMRGECEEKAAGTEILLSVGRVPNTEGLNLGAAGVEYDAKGVKVDDQLRTTNPDIYAAGDVCSRFKFTHAAEAMARIALQNALFFGRKKASDLIIPWTTYTDPEVAHIGFTEEEARKRGHQVETFTLPLAEVDRAILDGETEGFARVHMDRKTRRILGATLVSRHAGENIGELVLAMNQRLKLEALSGVIHPYPTQAEVIKRLGDASMRSRLKPWMKQLLKKYFSLRR from the coding sequence ATGAAAACACTGCTTGAAACACTCCTTGCTCCCGACGATGCCTACAACCGAGAACTTCTTGAAAACGCCCACCCGCCTGCCTGGGTGAATCCGAAACCGCACGATGTTTATAACCTCGTAGTGCTCGGAGCAGGTACAGCAGGGCTGGTTGCCACGGCGGGCGCGGCCGCCCTTGGCGCCCGTGTCGCCCTTATCGAGGAACTCCTGATGGGAGGAGATTGCCTGAATTTCGGATGTGTGCCTTCAAAGGCCCTGATCAGAGCTGCACGCGCCGCCCACGCACCCAGTGAAGCACAGGAGTACGGTGGCCCCACTGCAGAGGTGAACGTCTTTGACTTTTCGAGAGTGATGGAAAGGATGCGGCGGCTGCGGTCCGAAATTTCCGCGCATGATTCGGTCAAGCGCTTCGGTTCGCTGGGTGCCCAGGTCTTTCTAGGAGCTGCTTGTTTCAACTCGCCCAACACGGTGGAAGTTGGCGGGCATTCCCTCAGATTCAAGAAGGCCATTATCGCCACCGGCGGAAGGCCGGCAGGTCTAAATATCCCCGGTCTTGCGGACGCTGGTTTTCTCACCAACGAGACCGTATTTTCGCTTACTGAGTTACCGACCCGTCTGCTCGTGATTGGCGCGGGTCCTATCGGCTGCGAGCTGGCGCAGGCATTCCAGCGGCTGGGAAGCCAGGTTACTTTATTCGACCTGGCCGCTCGCATCCTCCCGGAGGAGGATGCGGATGCGTCTTCTCACCTGACAAAGCGCTTTGAGAGGGAAGGGATAAAACTTGTACTCGGAGCGAATTTGCGCTGGGTTGAGTGCCGAAACGGCGACAAAGTCCTTCACTTCATGCGAGGCGAGTGCGAGGAAAAGGCAGCGGGAACAGAGATTCTGCTTTCGGTCGGCCGCGTCCCCAATACCGAAGGACTGAACCTCGGAGCTGCGGGGGTGGAATACGACGCAAAAGGCGTGAAGGTTGACGACCAACTGCGCACCACAAACCCTGATATCTATGCTGCCGGAGACGTCTGTTCTCGATTCAAGTTCACGCACGCCGCCGAAGCGATGGCGCGAATCGCCCTGCAGAACGCGCTTTTCTTCGGGCGGAAGAAGGCGAGCGATTTGATCATTCCTTGGACTACGTACACCGATCCCGAAGTCGCCCATATCGGATTTACGGAGGAAGAGGCACGGAAGCGCGGCCACCAGGTCGAGACTTTTACCCTGCCGCTCGCCGAAGTGGACCGCGCGATTCTCGATGGCGAGACCGAAGGGTTTGCACGGGTCCACATGGATCGAAAGACGAGGCGCATCTTGGGAGCAACGCTCGTAAGCCGTCATGCCGGCGAGAACATCGGCGAACTTGTATTGGCCATGAACCAGCGGCTCAAACTCGAAGCCTTAAGTGGTGTTATCCATCCATATCCCACGCAAGCGGAGGTGATCAAGCGGCTGGGCGATGCGTCCATGCGCTCGCGCCTGAAGCCGTGGATGAAGCAGCTCCTGAAAAAATATTTCAGCTTGCGGCGGTAG
- a CDS encoding radical SAM/SPASM domain-containing protein has product MESIYYVMTFLCHRQCPHCYEDRFHPYYGEELERVVGESRRNFRRIISHFPSRMTYQDVDDGLNEKPGRIILAGGEILLKEVRESVLYPALEQLHAKYKDQGGVQLLVQTTGDVLTEKILQDLLHRHVYLVSVSGIDPYHAGMETELARSKLRNKLTSMFLGNGMKLFSGSPISKTDGKSEGPFFHFFGATPDTWIGKIWPRGRAQTNELSTATLRDNFCNGWSGGLNFLQRRYSGSEVSVEPNGKVYPCCMKTQMAIGNLLDEDLDEIIDRLVGNPVYEAISKGHPERMGIAHGWSVEKFLEKSKATLPSGRVYENLCVGCDTFHREVLMKRRSDLVSIAEGRSK; this is encoded by the coding sequence ATGGAATCTATCTACTACGTCATGACCTTTCTATGCCATCGGCAGTGCCCGCACTGCTATGAAGATCGCTTTCATCCTTACTACGGAGAGGAACTCGAGAGGGTTGTTGGAGAATCCCGACGGAATTTCCGGCGCATCATCAGCCATTTTCCGTCCCGCATGACCTATCAGGACGTCGACGACGGCTTGAACGAAAAGCCGGGACGCATCATCCTCGCCGGGGGCGAGATTCTGTTGAAAGAAGTCCGTGAGTCTGTCTTATATCCAGCACTTGAACAACTCCACGCAAAGTATAAGGACCAGGGTGGAGTTCAACTCTTGGTGCAGACCACGGGCGATGTCTTGACAGAGAAAATCCTTCAAGATTTGCTTCATCGCCACGTCTATCTTGTTTCCGTTTCAGGCATAGATCCCTACCACGCGGGTATGGAGACGGAGCTTGCCCGGAGCAAGCTGCGGAACAAACTCACTTCGATGTTTTTGGGAAATGGCATGAAGCTGTTTTCCGGTAGCCCCATCAGCAAGACGGACGGGAAGTCAGAGGGGCCTTTCTTCCACTTCTTTGGGGCTACCCCTGACACCTGGATCGGCAAAATCTGGCCTCGTGGCCGCGCCCAGACAAACGAACTTTCAACGGCAACCCTTCGGGATAATTTCTGCAATGGATGGTCCGGTGGGCTTAATTTCCTCCAGCGCCGTTACAGCGGGTCGGAAGTTTCCGTTGAGCCCAATGGCAAAGTTTATCCCTGCTGCATGAAGACCCAGATGGCTATTGGCAACCTTCTCGATGAGGATCTGGACGAGATTATCGATCGACTTGTCGGTAATCCGGTATACGAAGCCATCTCCAAGGGGCATCCGGAAAGGATGGGCATCGCCCATGGTTGGAGCGTGGAGAAGTTCCTCGAAAAGTCAAAGGCTACTCTTCCAAGCGGGCGCGTTTATGAAAACTTGTGTGTCGGATGCGACACCTTTCATCGTGAAGTGCTGATGAAAAGAAGGAGTGACCTGGTCTCTATTGCAGAGGGCAGATCAAAATGA
- a CDS encoding TVP38/TMEM64 family protein gives MALMLRGSMRPRFGNKARIAIGLVVVLAVAAAAYLLPLGQWTLEFIGWIRGFGVFGAFIYGVFYAVGTVLLWPGTALTLGGGFLYGAFWGTVLVSPASVAGATVAFILSRSFARGWIARKVEKYPRFAAIDRAVGKHSFKTVLLLRLQPVNLPFAVLNYALGLTSVNLSDYILASWLGMLPATILYVYIGSVVRDVASLLHGGYSGATSWQRLLFLGGLVATGIFVVFLTRLAKRALEEEMGEGQVAANGKGQTGDEFHENTA, from the coding sequence ATGGCACTTATGCTCAGGGGTTCTATGCGGCCTAGATTTGGAAACAAAGCACGCATCGCGATTGGCTTGGTCGTCGTTCTGGCCGTTGCCGCTGCGGCCTATCTGCTCCCATTGGGGCAGTGGACACTCGAATTCATTGGCTGGATTAGGGGCTTCGGTGTTTTCGGAGCCTTCATTTATGGAGTGTTCTATGCCGTTGGAACCGTCCTCTTGTGGCCCGGGACTGCGCTCACGCTGGGAGGCGGGTTCCTGTATGGCGCTTTTTGGGGGACTGTCCTCGTATCACCGGCCAGTGTTGCAGGGGCCACGGTAGCGTTTATATTGTCGCGGTCCTTTGCTCGCGGCTGGATAGCTCGCAAGGTCGAGAAATACCCTCGGTTTGCGGCGATTGACCGCGCGGTGGGGAAGCACAGCTTCAAAACCGTTCTTCTCTTGCGGTTGCAGCCCGTTAATTTGCCGTTTGCCGTACTCAATTACGCCTTGGGTTTGACGTCCGTCAATCTAAGCGATTACATCCTGGCTTCCTGGCTGGGGATGCTGCCGGCGACCATCCTTTACGTCTACATCGGATCGGTGGTTCGCGATGTCGCCAGCCTCTTGCATGGAGGTTACTCCGGGGCGACGTCCTGGCAGAGGCTTCTATTTTTGGGCGGGCTGGTTGCTACAGGGATTTTCGTTGTCTTTCTAACCCGGCTGGCCAAGCGGGCTCTCGAAGAAGAGATGGGAGAGGGACAGGTCGCCGCAAATGGAAAAGGGCAAACAGGAGATGAGTTCCATGAAAACACTGCTTGA